GTTGAGCCTCAGCAAGTCAGAACTCCTCACAAAAGATGTCCTTTCAGACAGGGATAACCTTAAATCATCCTCAGCTCAACCAGTAACAAAACATTTCTAAATCCCAGCCAACCAAACCTCATTTTCCAAGTCTTCCTTTCACCCCTGTACGCAGTGGCATCCACTTCGATTTCAGTGACACCTAGTGGCCCCGATTACACTGGCTCAGGCCATCCTCAGCTCTGGATTCTAGGCAGGACCCTAACCGGACCTCTGTGTCAACCCGGATTCACAGAGCTGAACTTCAGAACAGAGTGTGAGGGGGCGGTATGTGGTAGGCCTTCAcaccatctcacctttcccactTCTGGTGCCCACCCAGGTCTTGCCTGCATCCATTCTTACTCATTTCAGGGTTCCATTCGCTAGTTTTAAGCTTCAACGTGCACGTCGGCTTCTCACCGTCTCTGCAGATGCCAAACAAAGGCCTGTGGGGAACGAACACATGAGCATGTTAAGGGTCGTTGTAAAACTACGGCCTTACAGCTTTCCAAACAAAGTCTACCATCCCACTGGTTACCATCTGTGGAGTTACATAAAAACTGACTGGGGCCGTCCTCAAGGCACTCGAGGAGGAGGCGAAGCATTCAGCCGTTAACCCCTGAAGTGAACTGAGAACCGTCCCTGTCAGTCTGCCCCGTGTAAAGACCTGGGGACCCGTTCAGAAGCACATGGGTGTCTGCGAGGCCGGGGAGGGGGGCGCGGGAGTTGCGCAATACGGAAGGGCCGCTCTCCCCCAGGAGGGCCGCTCCGACGCCAAGGTGGGCTTGGGCTCTCCCCCCTCAGTAATGAAAACTCGCGCCCTTTGGAAAGCGTTTTCCCAGTTATCTCAGCTAATCCTCCCAACCACCCTATTGGCGGGGAGACCAGGCTTAAGCGTCACCATTTCTCCTTCGAGGAGGGGGCAGCCAAGTGTGTTAGCGCCGTGTCAACAAAGACCCCGTTTTCCCACCTCCGCAGCCTTACCGCCGCCAAAGGTCCGAGGTTGCTGGCCTAGCTCGGACCAGCCTGAGGCCGCCATGTCTTCCAGCCACGAGACCGGCCCCGAAAAGAGAGAAAGCTCGCGCCTGCGCGCAAGTTCTTCGCGGCAGTCTCGCCGGAACTCTCGCGCTATTGAGAAAAGGCTGATGGGAAATGTAGTGCAAACAGCCGCCGTTGCGGGGCAGCCGCGTTCTCAGCGCGGCTCTGAACCCGGGATTAAATGGTGGCCGCCGCCAGGGACAGTAGAGAGCCCGGGGTGGGAGGCCTGCTCCGTGTAGAACCACGGCCGTTAGAAAACGAAGATGGACTGTCGCTTCGGCCACAAAGTCATTTATCTATTGAGTGAACAGGGTGTCCCTGGCCGAGACTGGGTGGGCGGTGGAGGTCGCAGAAAACTCGAGGGGACTTCACGAGAGGAACGgttgagggaactgaggccctgCTGGATTTCGTTCTTAATTGCTCTGCGGATTTTATTTGGGGCGGGGCGAGTTCGTCTGGGGTGGTTGGCTGCGTTAGCGAAGAGGAGGGAGATTCCCGGGGAATTGTTCGACGTCCCGCTCAGTTGCTCTTAGTTGGGGCGAGAGCAGTGGGGCACGGGCGCGGCCGGCAGAGGGCGCCCGAGAGCGACGGGCTGGGCCGGGCTCTAAATTACCCTGAACCCGGGGGCTTATCCCCGCGCCACAGGTCCCGCCGCCGCCTCTGGGGTGTGGCTTTAATTCCGACaaggaaaaataatcaaattacgAAAAGAACTGAGAAATAGTGTAATACCCTCTGCTACTCCTGAGTGTTGATTTTCAGGTAATCACCCCGGcttcatttttgaaataacaaAAGGGCAAAACAACAACTAGAGTCAGAGCCAGAATTTACACCTATTTGGAAATTGGTTTAAACTTGCAAGACCACGAAGCCTTTTCTGCGTTACCTTCTCCCCATGCTCATCAGCCGTTCAGCAGTGATCTCAGTGGCATTGAGTCTGGATTAAATTGTTCTGTATATGGTAATACACTGTGGGTACTTATTTTCAAGTTACCACATTTGTTAATGTTTGCCTCCCTCAATTGGATTGTGAGCTCTTCAAGGCAGAAgtctattttaatttgttttttctttttaatttcctcaCAGGCCTAGTTGGTATTCGACTGCCTCTGCTCACAGTAAGTACTCCACAAATATAATCATTAACTCAGCAATAGCTTCTATCGTGTGAAATTGGCCCTTACGTTTCTCTATCTTACCCTTGAAGACAGATTATTTTGTATAATACCGAAAGAATGGGGTCTGTCCCTGCAAACTAAATTCCTTTCATCTCAGACTCTAAGTTTGGAATTTGCCAAAAGCTGCCTGTGTGTAGGCAGGTAATCTGCAGGCAAAACAATAATGATAGCTAACACTTcatagcacttactgtgtgccgtTCACTCCTCGAGTACTTTACGGATATCAATTCGTTTAATCCTCACCACTGCACAGTGCAGTGCATTATCACTacccccgttttacagatgaggaaacagaagcattgAGAGATGATGAAATTTGCCCCAGTTTACACAACTAGTAACTGGTGGTGTCAGGGTTTGATCCCAGCCTGTAGAGTCTGTGCTTTTACCACAAAGTTATACTGCaccgtgtgtgtatatatatatataaatggatctTATATATAAGGGTTTTTggtttggggggaaggggaaggaagagggatttTGTGTGTTTGCATGGGTGGTTAGGGAGGAAACTGGGGGGGAATGATGGGCACCTGTTGCACTGTTTTGAGCCACTTTCTGGCAGGAAGATTTGAGGCTGAGAGCCTGCTCAGAGCTGATCTGTGAAAGGCAGAGGCTCTGGGCTCTGGCAGGTCTGTCTTGGGTCCCAGACTAGTTGCCACCCAGTGTGCAGTGAGGGCCACTTGTCACAGCTCGAGAAGGGCCACTGTGCCAGAGGCCACAGTGTAGCTTTCACACCTGACAGGGCACCTAGTGGAACAGCAGCAGGCTCACGGCGGATGGCAGTGTCACGGGCTGCTGGGCTGTGGCCAAGCGGCCAGAGCAAAATGCAATGAGAGGCCTTGTGTCTGAGCACATGTCAGGTGCACTGCTTAGGCAATCCAGAAATAACTGGGAAAGACGTCAAAGAATGCACCAGAATTCCTGAATGAGCAGGCAAGGGCTCAGAGCTCTTGAGACGGAAATGCTAATGCCAGTGTGACTTCATTTGCACTCGTTGCTGGTGAGGTCTAGGACGTTTGAGTTTTACATTATTCAAGGCCGGTGTAGAcctatatttattaaatggaaaGAGTCACACAGTCTAGTGATAAGTGACAGAAGTAGATCACAAGCTGAACAGGGCAAGAGTCCCCAGGGCTGTTCAAGGGACCTTGGCTCTGAGTGCAAAGGGGAAATCCGGTCAGCTGGCCTGCTGTGCTCAGGCGGTCAGCTCACTGAGTTCCAGTCACTGCTAGGATTTAAGACATGGTATCCGAAACCCACATATAGAAAACAGAGCCTTTAAATATTGAGGTGAATTTCTTAACCTGAAAAggaatctttaattttattagtaAAAACATGAGGAGGGTAGGTATAGCCCAAGCAGCTGGCTGCTTAAATGGGAGCAGTTGCACCAGTGATATCCCGGGAAGTTCACCCGTGTGGCAGGCACTCTTAGTCCTGCAGCTGTCCTTCCTCCGTCTTACAAACAGCAGAGCTACTGGGCAAGCCCCTGCCCTGCCCGAAGGAGTGCATCTTGATTAGTCGGCCACAGAAAGCTATTCCCTTTGCCAGGAATGGTTTCAGGAAAGGGTCTGCGGCGCAGTTCTGCCAGGTTTGGGAACGTTTTCTAGTTTTTAATAACAGTAGCCTCTCTTCCGGCTTTGGGACATCGTGAGGAGATGCCTGAGACCACCGAAGCCATCTTGTATCCGTGAGGCCCGTTTCCCAGCAAGAGCGGAAGGTCTGCGGTGGCAGAGAGGAGACAAGAGCATGAACCCTTGAAGATGCTTTTGAACTGCTGGAGAAACCAGTCCCGAAGCCCCCTGCCTTCAGACCTTTTGTTTGATTCAGAGACACGTATTTTTACATGTTAGTGTTTCTGAATGTGGGAGGCATCTTTTGAGCAATGGCATCTTAGGTTCAGTGAAATACAGAGTGTGAGATTTAAGAAAGAAACCTCCGTGTTGTTTAAGCCGTCTCAAGTTGGGTGTTCTGTTAGAACCAAAatcatcctgggcttccctggtggcacagaggttaagaatctgcctgccagtgcagggcacacgggttcgagccctggtccgggaagatcccacatgccgcggagcaactaagcccatgcgccacaactactgagcccgtgtgccacaactactgaagcacatgcgcctaaagcccgtgctccgcaacaagagaagccattgcaatgagaagcccgcacaccgcaacaaagagtagcgcctgctcgctgcaactagagaaagcccgcgagcagccacgaagacccaactcagccaaaaaaagaaaaaaaaagaagaaccaaaatcATCCTAAATGATATGATCGACATTttccgaatttttttttttttttaatgattattctctGGAAGGATGGGTCGTGGCAAAATAAAGAGGAACTGACACACTCAAATTACCATCCTGAAAAAAAGTAACAGCCGGTGTATAGTGGTgactccatgccaggcactgctctaaacaccttttttaaaaaaccactttattgagatctgagtgacatacaaaaagctgccCGTATTTAATGTATAAAACTCGATGACTCTAAGCACCTTCAGTTTGCTCTCTCATTTGactctcacaacagccctgtcaTTATCCCCCGTTTTGCAGCCGAAGTGCAGAAGGATGAAAGTCATTAGTAAGTAGGGGCACTGAGAACTCAATCTAGCCTCCAAACCTATGGTCTTAACTGCTGTGCTGGATTTCCTGGAAAAATACGCTATGACAGTGGATCATGTTTTGTTAACTCTGGTGATTCTAATTCATCCAGCTAGAAAGCCCATCATAAAAGCACAGAGGACGTTTTCCCCTTCAATTTCTCAGGACTGTGAAAGAGGGCCACAAATCCTGTTCAGCAGAAATCCAGGACCATTGAACATAGCTTTAACTTCCTGGAGGAGAAAAAACGGAACAACACGTACCCTAATTATTGAGAATGGATGACCTTGGGTTGCGGTGGATTCTTTCCTGTGTTGACCAATAGCACACATTTCACTCGCCTGCTCGGCAGATCTGTTGCCTCTCATAAAATTattaatgggtttttaaaaaaataagtgaatttgaAGAATACGTAATATCCCATTGACCTCTTCTGCTGTTTTCTGGACACATCTCTCCTTCCCAGAAACCCTGCCTTCTCACAACTGCTGCAGcacctttgctcatgctgtttgtttcctttgccttgacATTTCcgtcccttcctccttccctctgcgTAGCAAATCCCAACTCATGCTTCAGTATCCCCTTGCGAAATCTTACCTGAGGTGCTCAAGCAGTCCCCTAGCTCCTTCCTCAGCATCCCCACAGCAGGCTGGTTTAGCACACGCTCTGCTGATTCGAGCTGAGTAACCCCAAGCAGATGACTTCACCTCTCTCTAAGGCTCCTTATCTGCAACAGGAGGAGGCAGAGGCTCTCCCAAACCCCACAGGACGGTCTTAGGATTGTGCATGCAAAGCATCTAGCACGGCCGGGCACGAAGGAAGCACTCAGTAAGCAGCAATCTTATTATGTGAACatacatacttctttttttttttttttttttttttattttttggattttcttttatttatttatttatttatttgtttattatttttgtctgtattgggtcttcggttcgtgcgagggctttctccagttgcggcaagcgggggccactcttcatcgcggtgcggggaccgctcttcatcgcggtgcgcgggcctttctctatcgcggcccctcccgttgcggggcacaggctccagacgcgcaggctcagcaattgtggctcacgggcccagttgctccgtggcatgtgggatcttcccagaccagggctcgaacccgtgtcccctgcattagcaggcagattctcaaccactgcgccaccagggaagccccatacttcTTTTAATACTCACTGTTTTATGATTATTTGTTTTCGTGTCTGGCTTTTCTACTAGACAGTGAGCAAGGCAAGAGTCAagtctttgttcttgttttttgggggttttttttgaaaCTCTTTAAGTCATCTtttttgaggtgtaatttacatacaataaaatgcatccatttaaaatgtacagtgcAGTAGTCCAATAAGGAATACACCTATGCAGCTACAACCCCATCACaatgtagaacattttcatcgcCCAGAGATCCCCTTCACACCCTTTTACAGTCAAGTCTCCATACAACCCTGGCcccagacaaccactgatctgctttctgtcactgtagattagttttgcctgttctagaatttcatataaatggagtcatacagtaggtactcttttgtgtctggcttctctcaatTACCCGTGTTGTGGCTTACATCAGtagttcatttcctttttaattactgaatattattccattgtatgaatataccacaacaTTTTTATTCCCGTGCATGTTGGTGGacctttgggctgtttccagtttgggactatgattaataaagctgcaatgaacatttttgtacaaatctttttgtggacataagttttcattccTCTGAGATAACTGCAGGGGAAACTGCCAAACGGGTTTCCCAAGTGCTTTGTGACACTTACACTCCCCCAGCAACATATTACAGAGTTACACTTGCTCCACACCCTTACCAACACCTGTTATGGTCAGTCTTTAATAagccattctggtaggtgtgtcataatatctcactgtggttttaacgTGCATTTCCCTGTTGACTATGGCGCTGAGCAACTTTCTGTGTGTTTGTTGGCCCTGTGTATACttttttgtgaaatgtctgttaaaACCCTCCCTTTTTGTATTGGCCTATCTTCCTATTGAGTTGTgaaagttctttacatattctggatacaggTCCTTTCTCAGAAACTTGCTTGGGAGGTATTATCTCCCAGTCTTTCCAGTTTCGATCAAGTCCAGTTTATCCATTTTgcttttatggttagtgctttctGTATTCTACTGAAACGAttttccttcctccactgaatCACCTTTGTCCTGTCTTTGGATCTCATTGATCTGTGTGTATGTCCTTTGGAAAGCCCCCCACCCAGCACCATCTTGAACTCTCATCGTGTCTCCTCACCCTCCCCACGCCACAGGCAGGGAACTGTCTGAGGCAGACACTGAGGCAGTCCTGAGGTCACCGTCCTGTGTGCTGCGCATTGTCAAGTGTCTGTTTCTTATATTTTGCTCAGTTTTCTGGTTGTTTGTGGCAGGAAGTCTTAATTCATTTCTGtatccacagtgcctggcacacagacacTCCATGCATGTCTGTTGAGTGAGCGAGTCCTTGTTAGCACCTCCAGACACAGTCTACCAGAGTCTCCTTTGATTGGGAGAAGCTGTGGATCCCCCAGAGGTCATCTGGTCCATCCCCTTCATCTTAGTAGACAGCTCCTTTCTTGAGGATGGTCATTAGTCCTTAACATCCCCAGCGCCAGCCCACCTGGGTTCAACACATGCCTATTAAATGGGGAGATTGAGGTCCAGAGAAGGAAAGGTCAAGTGACCAGGCAGTGGGTGGGCTGGCAGAACTGGACCTCCCAGGCCAGGATCTTGGTCTTGTACTAACTAGCAGGGTAGGCACTGCCTCTTATCGCTGTCTCATTCCCAACACCTCACACAGGATTTGTACATTGTAGGCTTCCAATACGTGCTTGTTAGATAGGAGCAAGTGAACAAATCGAATAGTTTCCTTTAATACTTAGTTTAGCTGGCTTCTGCGTGTGATGTTAAATGGGCGTGTGTGTGTTCACAGAAGGATGGGACTGGCCATTCCTACCCAGGCTCATAGGTCATGGGCATCAGTaactctttcttttaattttctctccaCCCTCTAGGCTTAGTCCCCACTAGGGGGCATGTGCATTCCACAGAGAGGGTCTGCAGTTCTTAAGTGCCAGGACTTGTTTCCAGTTTGTCCGTGGATCCCTCTTGAAGCTACCTCCTGTGTCCGCATGCCCTGCGCCCTCCCCCTGCGAAAACAAACAGCTGCCCCTCGTCTAGCTCTGCCTCCAGCTGGGCCGCTGGCTGCCATCGTCTCCCTCCCAGGGGCTCTGCCCTGGTCGAAGGAGATAGAATGGCAGTGGCAGTGGCTCTCAGTGCTGGCCTCGCCGTCTGTCACCCCTGCCGGTGGCCACTGCTTCCTCCCTGAAGGGGATGACTGATCCTGGAAAGGCCGCTGTCCTCCTTCCCCTCAGCTGGTAGGCAAGGACTGGCCTTTCGGGACCCAGAGTCTGGTCTACCCTTGAACCCCAGGTTCCTGAAGAGAGAGCATGTGACTCACCCTGGCAAACGCCGCCCGGCCCACCTGCAAAGGCACTGCCGGGGTGGGGCCGCAGCTCTCATTCCTTGTGCCTGGAGGACGGTCACCCCAGGCTTTCCGCACAGCCCCCGCTCTAGACTCAGTTCCTTCCTCCCCCGACAGCCTCACAAGCTTTCGCATCAACGTTGCCCAGGCACAGGTCCTGGCTTTGCCACCAGCTGCGAGTGACCTTGAGTGAGTTCTGTGAACCTCACTTTCCTTATTGGGTAAATGAGGTTAACAGCAGTTCCTGCCTCATAAGTGAGACAATGCTTATGAATAAAGCTCTTGGTACAGCGCCTAGCACGGAATAAGTGTCTGAGACCTATTAGCCAGTATTAATAATATTAGtagtatcatcatcattatattCAAGTAAACCTTAGTATGAGCCACTTGGCTACTCTCCTTCTTTGGAGGCTCACAGAGAAGCATTACTGCCTCTATCTCAAGGTCTTGGGCTTCTTCCTAACAGTGAGGGCCCTGCAGAGGGGCCCTGGGAGCCTGGGGGAACCAGTTGGGTCCCCTGCTGTTGTGCTGTGCCTTTGTGCCAGCCTCCGATAGGCGCCGGGTCCCCCTAGTCTAGGATCGGGGCCTGTGCTCTCTGCCCCTGCCCAGGACTATCCTGCCTGTAGACACACGGTCACACGTTTGGGGTGGGCGGGTACCCTCCCCGGTTGCATCTGCACCCTAGGGTGATGCCAGGCAGCTGTGGCGGCTGCTTCCCTtgctcccccgccccacccccggcACCTCGTCAGCTCTCTGGTCGTGCCCCAATCTCCGGGAGAGACTGGCAGCGGCGTGTCCCAATCTCCGGGAGAGACTGGCAGCGGCCCTGAGCTGCAGCCACAGAGGTAGCAGACAGCACCTCCCCGCTCGCTCCCGGCTGCTGCCCTCGGCCACCCTGCAGCTCCGAGCAGCCTTCTCCCTGTCACTCAGGCTCCCGTCAGTAGGGAGATTAGCATTCAGACGGAGGATGGAAAAGCATCAGGGCTACCACCTCCTGTCTCCTCTGGGAGCTGAGATTCATTCGGAGAAGCAGAGCCCGTTGTGGGGAAGGTATCCAGGCCAGGACCCTCCCACTGGAGGTTGGGACAGGGCTCTAGATACCCAGAAGCAACAGCGGTGTGCTCTGGTACCATCTCACTGGGTGCTGGGTCTTATTAGGTGGCCCCCACCCAGCAGTTCCACCCTCTGCTGTCCTCTCATTTGTTTCAGAGTTGCCCATTGCCCAGCTGGCGTGTATGTGGAAAGACAGGCCAGGAAGGGccgtggggagggggggagggactCTAGCTGTTCTGAACCTACTAATTGTTCTGAAATGACTAACTGTTCAGTAATTGACAGTTTACAAACACAATTACACTAGCTTACATATATTGAACACTCACTAAACATGGTAAGCCCTTGACACGCATTATCTAATTTAACACTACAATAATCCTGTGAGAAGGTTTACTGTTATCTCtgtcttatagatgaggaaactgaggcacagagacattcAGTAACCTACCCAAGGCCACAGAGGTAGGAAGTGGTGGTGGCGTCAAGATTTCAACCCGGTGCTCTGACTCTGGGCTCCTCCCTCTTAGATCCTTTATCGTTATTTCATAACAGCCCACACCCCGGACCAGGAGTGACCCAGCTCTGTCTCTCGAGTTGCCCTTAATCCCCCCTTCCTGTTATGGTCAGTCTACCAAGCCCCTGAACTTTCCTGCTCCCATTTCCAAGCAGCGACTCTTTCCAAGGAAATGGGAGGGGAGAAGGACTCAGCCTCTTGGGAACATTGGGTCCACCCCCGGCACGGGCTTCCTACCAGCTGCTGTGACAGGAGATGGTGGGCCGAGGAAGGGGCGCCTCTGTCCCGGGCGGCCTCCCGTAGAGGCGCTCTAGGCCGAGGGTGGCAACTCTGCAGCAGGAGCTGCCAATGTGCAGACTGTGCAGAGAGCCCAGGGGTGGGAGAGCCCTGAGAAGAGGAGGCGAGCGTGGGCCGGGTGTGTGGGGAAGGTGTAAACACAATCTGCTCCCCCCGAAGCCAGCCTGCTCCCTGGGGGAGAGAGCCCCTCCCGCCCAGCCCACATGGCACCCCGGCTGCCAGGGCCTGGGCAGCCTGCAAGCCCAGGCAGACacatccccccacctccagcagCCCCTTCCTCTtgctttccctccctccatctggaACCAGTCCCCAGAGGCACCTTCAGCTCCGGAGCAAGCTCTTAGAACAGGGCTGCAAAGGGGTGTCACTTCGTGGATGTGCGTCTGGGCCGTGAGCCAGCCCCGGTGCCACTAGGCGACCTTGGTCTGACAATTCCTGAGCCCAGTGGAAGGAGACAGGCAACTTGGAAATGGCAGAGAGCGGAGGCAAGGATGAAG
This Balaenoptera acutorostrata chromosome 20, mBalAcu1.1, whole genome shotgun sequence DNA region includes the following protein-coding sequences:
- the PRCD gene encoding photoreceptor disk component PRCD isoform X1; this translates as MEQLWAAAWKQTSSPQAAHILVCPPPPKDAVAEGAAGGRLGKAAVEKTFRSCWETGLTDTRWLRWSQASPHDVPKPEERLLLLKTRKRSQTWQNCAADPFLKPFLAKGIAFCGRLIKMHSFGQGRGLPSSSAVCKTEEGQLQD